In Thermodesulforhabdaceae bacterium, the following proteins share a genomic window:
- a CDS encoding type III secretion system chaperone, whose protein sequence is MDIRENAQEILNHIDKAIGGKGLSFDESNVVSFVVEKDVICTFFVSEEDSALLVTIYMGPIDKSNTELPYEMLCGNYMGSYTGGGTLSIDPEENLVALFQFFPLPVENPAWIEEPLENLINAALYWRDRMGQFQPEDGQGDSNNPLFRV, encoded by the coding sequence ATGGACATCAGAGAAAATGCTCAAGAGATCCTTAACCACATTGACAAAGCTATAGGAGGAAAGGGGCTGAGTTTTGATGAGAGTAATGTGGTATCCTTTGTGGTAGAAAAGGATGTTATTTGTACCTTCTTCGTCTCTGAAGAAGATAGTGCCCTTCTTGTGACTATCTACATGGGCCCCATTGATAAATCCAACACAGAACTGCCTTATGAAATGCTCTGTGGCAATTACATGGGATCTTATACGGGAGGTGGCACCTTATCTATAGATCCTGAGGAAAACCTGGTGGCTCTTTTCCAGTTTTTCCCTCTTCCCGTTGAAAACCCCGCCTGGATAGAAGAACCTCTGGAAAATCTCATAAATGCCGCCCTTTACTGGAGAGATAGAATGGGACAATTTCAGCCTGAAGACGGCCAGGGGGATAGTAACAATCCCTTGTTTCGAGTCTGA